One stretch of Thermoplasmata archaeon DNA includes these proteins:
- a CDS encoding OsmC family protein produces the protein MYNYNAEVEWIEGRRTMINIKDFHLEVDSPPEFNGPADKLTPEELMPGILASCLLTTFLEFKDRMNIHLYKWSSKVDAVLGPSPEKGFRFESIHVHILLKVNAEDKEKIPRAIELAQKYCFISRAVRNNIEEKVDFEFVD, from the coding sequence ATGTATAATTACAATGCAGAAGTTGAATGGATAGAAGGCCGAAGGACAATGATCAATATAAAAGATTTTCACCTGGAAGTAGACTCTCCGCCTGAATTCAACGGTCCTGCTGATAAATTGACCCCTGAAGAGCTTATGCCCGGTATTCTAGCATCTTGTTTACTGACCACTTTTTTAGAATTTAAGGATCGGATGAACATTCATTTATACAAATGGAGCAGTAAAGTAGATGCAGTGTTGGGGCCTTCACCTGAAAAAGGTTTTAGGTTTGAATCGATACATGTACATATACTTTTAAAGGTGAATGCCGAGGACAAAGAGAAAATTCCAAGAGCAATAGAACTCGCACAAAAATATTGTTTTATTTCCAGAGCCGTAAGAAATAATATTGAAGAAAAAGTAGATTTTGAATTTGTAGATTAA
- a CDS encoding ABC transporter substrate-binding protein — translation MNNKTLYGIIAIIVVIILIVSIIAIVQPQKSSAPTLSITSSTTFTTVGQSISFIAFTSSGVSTNSVLINFGDGSTATANYSSSASGYISSHTYTVPGKYLVTAYATINGVKVNNLASILAITVTSNTVSPALASEITEPVIICSSQIFTNTTVVNMSASSLQPPTATNWTIGYYIWNFGNGATRTDYAVLNNTSGSFMPDNISYTYPAAGTYAITLSVITFNATNYASSNYTLNGNSYLYYPISDLSTVLSSGLYQNNSYEYTILIVPAGTVAKLSKSVAANTNANEIINAELVPGGPYSFDPDIDYEMVGGEVILNVYETLLAYNGSSVNVSNIFPMVASKIPTVANGGISSNYLNYTFYIRSGLKFSNGDPLTAWDVYVSYVRALLFVQGSPGTPGWVIASDLLPGGGFANNATSYQNITHAITYSNQSQSITFHLMQPNPAFLEYLSDLYYSAILDWNWLVAHGAGIAFNAAGFANYTQYGNEVDYNTYIQYNAMGSGPYKILDYVMGQSITLVPNSYYTPIPGIPGYNHKANDTIQIEWIKDPETELLMLKGGLADIYYGLPNYYYSTIAREEAMGNIKIYSFPTMSLYCFTINPDIDESLLSTLGSNFHIPQYYFANLDVRRAFADSFNYQVYLNNLVGNKEYGANFSSGYVGFIPKGMPGYQTPQQMAAAGVVLPTYNLTLAKHYLEESGEYNISINIPAIVYAGDPVDFSAAAMWGQALKSIDPNIVMTPMYMTFSEIMGYDVPFEDPTPIAMSGFVPDYPFPSDYIQPWQINGTNVSMIGLDYSILNYNQTSQVLQMEQDVASAQSCQNITESLKYYDAAEDVVVNLTAFVYTQQVNWFWYYSPSLKGVQYEEGPILGGAGATLYIYLSK, via the coding sequence ATGAACAACAAGACGTTATACGGAATAATCGCAATTATCGTAGTGATAATTCTGATTGTATCTATAATAGCAATTGTCCAGCCCCAAAAATCATCAGCGCCCACCCTGTCTATCACTAGTAGCACAACCTTTACAACGGTTGGACAATCCATATCTTTTATAGCATTTACCTCCTCTGGTGTCTCTACAAACAGCGTTTTGATCAATTTTGGAGATGGATCCACAGCCACTGCTAACTATTCTTCGAGCGCGAGCGGATACATTTCATCACACACATATACTGTTCCTGGAAAATATCTCGTCACTGCGTATGCCACCATTAACGGCGTTAAAGTAAATAATCTGGCAAGCATACTTGCCATCACGGTCACTTCAAACACTGTATCTCCAGCACTGGCCAGCGAGATCACAGAGCCCGTAATAATATGTAGTTCTCAGATCTTTACAAACACGACTGTAGTAAACATGTCCGCATCGTCGCTCCAGCCTCCTACAGCAACAAACTGGACTATCGGTTATTATATCTGGAACTTTGGAAACGGAGCTACAAGAACAGATTATGCAGTTTTGAACAATACTTCAGGTTCGTTCATGCCTGACAACATATCTTATACATATCCTGCTGCAGGTACCTATGCCATCACGTTAAGCGTGATCACGTTCAATGCTACTAACTATGCCAGCTCAAATTACACTTTAAACGGTAATAGTTATCTCTATTATCCAATTTCAGATCTTTCTACAGTACTGTCAAGCGGACTATATCAAAATAACAGTTATGAATACACGATTTTAATAGTGCCAGCTGGAACTGTGGCAAAGCTTTCTAAAAGCGTAGCTGCAAATACCAACGCTAACGAGATAATAAATGCAGAGCTAGTTCCAGGCGGCCCATATTCATTTGATCCGGATATTGACTACGAGATGGTGGGCGGGGAAGTGATCTTGAACGTTTATGAGACTTTGCTGGCATATAATGGCTCATCGGTCAACGTATCAAACATCTTTCCTATGGTAGCTTCCAAGATACCCACAGTAGCAAACGGCGGTATATCTTCAAACTATCTAAACTATACATTCTATATACGAAGTGGTCTGAAATTCTCGAATGGCGACCCTCTGACTGCATGGGATGTCTATGTGAGCTATGTAAGAGCACTGTTGTTTGTTCAAGGCTCTCCCGGAACTCCAGGATGGGTCATTGCTTCCGATCTTTTGCCAGGCGGAGGCTTTGCAAATAACGCAACATCGTATCAGAACATCACTCACGCAATCACGTACAGCAATCAGAGTCAGAGCATTACATTCCATCTTATGCAGCCAAATCCCGCATTTTTAGAGTATCTTTCAGACCTGTACTATTCTGCCATTTTGGACTGGAACTGGCTGGTAGCACATGGTGCGGGTATTGCATTTAATGCTGCAGGCTTTGCAAATTACACTCAGTATGGAAATGAGGTAGATTACAATACCTATATTCAATATAATGCCATGGGTTCAGGACCATACAAAATATTAGATTATGTGATGGGGCAGTCTATAACTCTAGTGCCAAATTCTTACTACACGCCCATTCCAGGCATTCCCGGGTATAACCATAAAGCCAACGACACGATACAGATAGAATGGATCAAAGATCCGGAAACCGAGCTGTTGATGTTGAAAGGCGGACTGGCAGACATATATTACGGACTGCCAAATTACTATTATTCAACCATTGCCAGAGAAGAGGCAATGGGAAATATAAAAATATACTCATTTCCAACAATGAGCCTGTATTGTTTTACAATCAATCCGGACATTGACGAATCTCTGCTTTCTACGCTTGGCTCCAACTTTCACATACCCCAATATTATTTTGCTAATCTGGACGTAAGACGTGCATTTGCAGACTCGTTTAATTACCAGGTCTATCTGAACAACCTGGTCGGTAATAAAGAATATGGTGCAAACTTCTCTTCTGGATATGTAGGGTTTATCCCTAAGGGCATGCCTGGCTATCAAACACCGCAACAGATGGCTGCTGCAGGAGTGGTTCTGCCAACCTATAATCTCACGCTTGCAAAACATTATCTGGAGGAATCTGGGGAATACAATATAAGCATCAACATACCTGCTATAGTATATGCTGGAGATCCAGTAGATTTTTCAGCAGCAGCAATGTGGGGCCAAGCACTGAAATCTATAGACCCAAACATAGTAATGACACCGATGTACATGACCTTCTCGGAGATCATGGGTTATGACGTTCCGTTTGAAGATCCCACGCCTATCGCTATGTCTGGATTTGTTCCCGATTATCCGTTTCCATCAGACTATATACAACCATGGCAGATAAACGGCACTAACGTCTCCATGATCGGATTGGACTACTCTATTTTGAACTATAACCAGACTTCGCAAGTGTTACAGATGGAACAGGATGTTGCTAGTGCACAGAGCTGCCAAAACATAACAGAATCTTTAAAATACTATGATGCTGCAGAAGACGTAGTTGTAAACCTTACCGCGTTCGTATACACTCAGCAAGTTAACTGGTTCTGGTACTATTCCCCCTCTTTGAAAGGTGTACAGTATGAAGAAGGGCCCATACTTGGCGGTGCTGGCGCTACACTATATATATACCTTTCTAAATAA
- a CDS encoding radical SAM protein: MSYPKQIRALKWFSGRLSGRDFERPIYGSYKVLHNCNLQCSFCNVWNNPVKPLTTEQAYKVIDRLADSTVTVLSLEGGEPLLRKDILDLIKYASDRSFYLFVTTNGLLLDKAPLNEFAKYLDFLHISIDEGHGNLYLLDKLKSYTDQGLKVTVQTVVTKNDVNKLREKVEKVVAANARILIMPAVTFENMEYVTPDAKEIHDVLLDLKKEYKGHIVTSMAFINAIVSDYTCHSYGLMIEANGDIVYPCSVIGKKIGNIVETDLEEILSSKEAETARNVMNHCNRHCLLYLHAETSNFLTLQNLASFIKDTVEGYYV; the protein is encoded by the coding sequence ATGAGCTATCCCAAACAGATTAGAGCTTTAAAATGGTTTTCTGGCAGGCTATCTGGCAGAGACTTTGAGAGACCAATATACGGATCGTACAAAGTATTGCACAACTGTAATTTGCAGTGCAGTTTTTGTAATGTTTGGAACAATCCTGTAAAACCGTTGACTACAGAACAGGCATATAAAGTAATAGACAGACTTGCAGATTCTACAGTTACAGTTTTATCGCTAGAAGGTGGAGAACCACTATTAAGAAAAGACATACTAGATCTAATAAAATATGCCAGTGATAGATCTTTTTATTTATTTGTGACAACAAATGGTCTGTTGTTAGACAAAGCGCCTCTTAACGAGTTCGCAAAGTATCTGGATTTCTTGCATATTTCAATAGACGAAGGACATGGAAATCTATATTTATTAGATAAATTGAAAAGCTATACCGATCAAGGCCTTAAAGTAACTGTTCAAACTGTCGTAACTAAAAATGATGTAAATAAACTCAGGGAAAAAGTGGAAAAAGTAGTTGCCGCTAATGCAAGAATTCTGATCATGCCTGCAGTTACATTTGAAAATATGGAATATGTTACACCTGACGCAAAGGAGATTCATGATGTGCTGTTGGATCTTAAAAAAGAGTACAAGGGTCATATAGTGACCAGCATGGCATTTATTAATGCTATTGTTTCTGATTATACATGTCATTCATATGGCTTGATGATCGAAGCTAATGGAGATATAGTATACCCATGCAGTGTTATAGGTAAAAAAATAGGAAATATCGTAGAGACAGATCTTGAAGAGATACTTAGCAGCAAAGAAGCAGAAACTGCGAGAAATGTCATGAACCATTGCAACAGGCATTGTTTATTATATCTGCATGCCGAGACATCAAATTTTCTCACTTTACAAAATCTTGCATCTTTTATAAAAGATACTGTAGAAGGATATTACGTATAA
- a CDS encoding helix-turn-helix domain-containing protein: MAKELDKYFIKILNTLGLCEAGSILYAALAVSETPLTIQQLKKHTRYSIPRLYSLLNTLKENGLVEKIKEDHTVSYRANLNIIDLFEKRRQNIYENYLIPMLSYIETLPVNERESEHIQKILNYMKMIEEYLNILRPNAERLKRELIKKYNIIP, translated from the coding sequence ATGGCTAAAGAATTAGATAAATACTTTATAAAAATCCTGAATACACTGGGATTATGTGAAGCGGGGTCTATATTATATGCAGCGTTGGCAGTTTCTGAAACTCCCTTGACTATCCAGCAACTTAAAAAACATACGAGGTATAGCATTCCGAGACTATATTCTCTTTTAAATACTCTTAAAGAGAACGGGCTTGTAGAGAAAATCAAGGAAGATCACACTGTGTCATATCGTGCCAACCTAAATATTATCGATCTATTCGAAAAGAGAAGACAGAATATTTATGAAAATTATCTCATTCCGATGCTTTCATATATAGAAACTCTGCCAGTTAATGAACGAGAGTCAGAACACATTCAAAAAATATTGAATTATATGAAAATGATAGAGGAATATTTGAACATCTTGAGACCGAATGCTGAAAGGCTCAAGCGCGAACTTATAAAGAAGTATAATATAATTCCATAG
- a CDS encoding MmgE/PrpD family protein has protein sequence MDKIVKKIYEYSKELMDNKLDEKSIEEIKKRIADSIIVSFGSKDSQPLKIEKESLLPSKGSLNSRIYFTDTYASAETAAFINGSMTRYLDYNDTYLSKEALHPSDNIPPIFAISESLDIDGLQTILAIGVAYQVIGALADAVSIRDRGWDHVTYISISSAAGIASLMKLDSNKFENTINLSINNNISMRQTRAGELSMWKGCTAANASRNSVFAALIAKNGFTGPSPIFEGEMGFFKQVSGEFDLSLRDNRILRTMIKNYPVEYHAMSAAEAAVNLKDKLVENIKSIEVETFRVAHNIIVKDPEKLRPKTKETADHSMPYIIGYALNYGSPNLDTYSDKFLKDKKILNLIDKMHFVITDKFDKMYPEYLPVKIKITTDSDEYVEEIHAPKGHYKNPYSWDDLRIKGNLVMGEDNSKMLVDFVKQFDKKSVKELMDVIENVNIKR, from the coding sequence ATGGATAAAATAGTTAAAAAAATATATGAATATTCTAAAGAATTAATGGATAATAAGCTTGATGAAAAAAGCATTGAAGAAATAAAAAAAAGAATTGCAGACTCTATAATAGTATCTTTTGGATCCAAAGATTCACAGCCTTTAAAGATAGAAAAAGAATCTTTATTGCCCTCGAAAGGGTCCTTAAATTCTAGAATTTATTTTACAGATACCTATGCATCAGCTGAAACTGCTGCTTTTATTAATGGATCTATGACTAGATACTTAGATTATAATGACACATATTTATCTAAAGAAGCACTGCATCCTTCAGATAACATACCACCAATATTTGCAATTTCTGAATCTTTAGATATAGACGGTTTGCAGACTATTCTTGCTATTGGAGTGGCATATCAGGTTATTGGAGCTCTAGCGGATGCTGTTTCAATCAGAGATCGTGGCTGGGATCATGTGACATATATATCTATTTCCTCCGCTGCCGGCATTGCTTCTTTAATGAAACTTGATTCAAATAAATTTGAAAATACCATAAATTTGAGTATTAACAATAATATTAGCATGAGGCAAACAAGAGCGGGAGAACTTAGCATGTGGAAAGGTTGCACGGCCGCAAACGCAAGCAGAAACAGCGTATTTGCCGCCTTGATAGCAAAAAATGGATTTACCGGGCCTTCTCCGATATTTGAGGGGGAGATGGGTTTCTTTAAACAGGTTTCAGGAGAGTTTGATTTAAGTTTAAGAGATAATAGAATACTAAGGACCATGATCAAAAATTACCCTGTAGAGTACCATGCTATGAGCGCTGCTGAAGCAGCTGTAAATTTAAAAGATAAACTTGTTGAAAACATAAAAAGCATAGAGGTTGAAACCTTTAGAGTTGCACATAATATAATTGTCAAAGATCCAGAAAAGTTAAGACCTAAGACTAAAGAGACCGCGGATCATAGTATGCCTTACATAATTGGATATGCATTGAATTATGGTTCTCCAAACTTAGACACTTATTCAGATAAATTTCTAAAAGATAAAAAGATATTAAACTTAATTGACAAAATGCATTTTGTGATAACAGATAAATTTGATAAAATGTATCCAGAGTACCTGCCAGTAAAAATAAAGATCACCACTGATTCTGATGAATATGTAGAAGAAATTCATGCACCAAAAGGGCATTATAAGAATCCATATAGCTGGGATGATCTTAGAATAAAAGGTAATCTGGTAATGGGAGAAGATAATTCTAAAATGCTTGTAGACTTTGTAAAACAGTTTGATAAAAAGAGTGTTAAAGAGCTTATGGATGTGATTGAAAATGTCAATATTAAGAGATAA
- a CDS encoding universal stress protein, whose translation MMIKIVLGFDESRGAVSAAEYIKRLNISSVLAVIVFPNNLKLPLTLNTFSGPKVFESIPDLLSEFKNILENIYSDKNIKVEVKNIYTTASNPGVDLIKIANEEHADLIVSGSRGLGKIGALFLGSVSNYLIQNSNIPVLVVTSK comes from the coding sequence ATGATGATAAAGATAGTTTTAGGATTTGATGAATCAAGAGGTGCAGTGTCAGCGGCAGAATATATAAAACGATTGAATATAAGTTCAGTATTAGCAGTAATAGTATTTCCAAACAATTTAAAACTTCCATTAACTTTAAATACTTTCAGTGGGCCTAAAGTATTTGAAAGCATTCCAGATCTTCTTTCAGAGTTCAAAAACATACTAGAAAATATTTATTCAGATAAAAACATAAAGGTGGAAGTTAAAAATATTTACACAACTGCATCTAATCCAGGCGTTGATCTTATTAAGATTGCAAATGAAGAGCATGCCGATTTAATTGTCAGCGGATCTCGTGGACTTGGTAAAATTGGAGCACTATTTTTAGGAAGCGTCAGCAATTACTTAATTCAAAATAGTAACATACCGGTGCTTGTCGTAACATCAAAGTGA
- the prpB gene encoding methylisocitrate lyase: MSILRDNVNLGPDIFSEYLKSEFIVAPGVYDGISAIIAEKAGFKVLYLSGSGVAARMGLPDLGITTLTEVVEEAQKIINVTKAPLIVDVDTGFGEVLNVVRTVRLLESAGVSAIHLEDQSIPKKCGHLSGKRLISEDEMVLKIKASVKARKNTNFKIIARTDARAVEGLEKAIERAKSYVSAGADIIFPEALESKEEFELFAKELDIPLLANMTEYGKSPLLSAKELKDMGFKIVIFPLTAFRASLTKIKDIYAKLYREGTQRNFMSDIMHRKEFYEIIDYDSYETEDSILYKSSKE, translated from the coding sequence ATGTCAATATTAAGAGATAATGTTAATTTAGGGCCAGATATCTTCAGTGAATATCTAAAAAGTGAGTTTATTGTAGCTCCAGGAGTTTACGACGGAATTTCTGCAATAATAGCAGAAAAAGCTGGATTTAAGGTACTTTACTTGTCAGGATCAGGAGTAGCTGCAAGAATGGGGTTACCAGATCTAGGTATTACAACTTTGACAGAAGTGGTAGAAGAGGCACAAAAAATTATAAACGTAACTAAAGCGCCTTTAATAGTAGATGTTGACACAGGTTTTGGAGAAGTTTTAAATGTAGTAAGAACTGTGAGGTTACTTGAAAGCGCTGGTGTTTCTGCAATTCATTTAGAAGATCAGAGCATTCCTAAAAAATGTGGTCATTTATCTGGAAAGAGATTGATCTCCGAAGATGAGATGGTACTTAAAATCAAGGCCTCTGTAAAAGCTAGAAAAAACACAAATTTTAAGATTATAGCCAGGACTGATGCCAGGGCTGTGGAAGGTTTAGAAAAGGCCATTGAACGTGCAAAAAGCTATGTCTCTGCAGGGGCAGATATAATATTTCCAGAAGCGCTAGAATCGAAAGAAGAGTTTGAATTATTTGCCAAAGAACTAGATATCCCATTATTAGCAAATATGACAGAGTATGGCAAAAGCCCATTATTGAGTGCTAAAGAATTAAAAGATATGGGTTTTAAAATTGTGATATTTCCACTCACTGCTTTTCGCGCATCACTAACAAAAATCAAAGATATTTATGCTAAGCTTTACAGAGAAGGCACTCAGCGTAATTTTATGTCTGATATTATGCATAGAAAAGAATTCTATGAGATTATTGATTATGATTCTTATGAAACAGAAGATTCAATTCTATATAAATCTAGCAAAGAATAA
- the menC gene encoding o-succinylbenzoate synthase: MATIKLYKIQMPLLSSFTTSFDTTVYKVALIFELTDSNIKAYSECVTDENPYYSYEDNFTAMHIIKDHLLKLISDLPEPETFIKRASKVKGHNMAKAAIEMLLWDYKAKKEKVPLYQMLYKSKNYADVGISIGMDDPALMLDNVENALKAGYKRIKVKIAHGKELSILNAIRDTYPEIPLSADANADYTLSDLDLLKSLDRFNLVYLEQPLSHDDIIDHAILKKNISTPICLDESITSYENAVKAFEIGATDIINIKPGRVGGLYNSLLIAKTAREHDGHAWVGGMLETGIGRAFNIALASTDLIDYPGDTSPNSRYFSRDIVVNPFKMENGRIYPYNEHGIGIKIDNEQLSNVTIFSEKLLEK; this comes from the coding sequence ATGGCAACTATTAAATTATATAAAATCCAAATGCCACTGTTAAGTTCATTCACCACGAGCTTCGACACAACAGTGTACAAAGTAGCACTTATCTTCGAATTAACAGATTCCAACATAAAAGCATACTCTGAGTGTGTGACCGATGAAAATCCGTATTATAGCTATGAAGATAATTTTACGGCTATGCATATAATAAAAGATCACCTTTTAAAACTCATCTCTGACCTTCCAGAGCCTGAAACATTTATAAAACGAGCCAGTAAGGTAAAGGGGCATAATATGGCCAAGGCAGCAATAGAGATGTTGCTCTGGGACTATAAAGCTAAAAAAGAAAAAGTTCCATTGTACCAAATGCTCTACAAATCTAAAAATTACGCAGACGTAGGTATATCTATCGGCATGGATGATCCCGCACTGATGTTGGACAACGTAGAAAATGCGTTAAAGGCAGGATATAAAAGAATCAAAGTAAAAATAGCACATGGCAAAGAGCTTAGCATTTTAAATGCGATAAGGGATACTTATCCAGAGATACCGCTCAGTGCCGATGCAAACGCAGATTATACACTCTCTGATTTAGATCTCCTAAAGAGCCTGGATCGGTTTAATCTGGTCTATCTTGAGCAACCTCTTTCTCATGATGATATCATAGATCACGCTATACTCAAAAAGAATATTAGCACACCAATTTGCCTTGACGAGTCTATCACCAGTTATGAAAACGCAGTCAAGGCATTTGAAATAGGTGCAACGGATATAATAAACATTAAACCTGGACGTGTTGGAGGACTTTATAATTCGCTTCTTATAGCAAAAACAGCTAGAGAGCATGATGGTCATGCCTGGGTTGGTGGCATGTTGGAAACAGGGATTGGACGTGCATTTAATATTGCATTAGCATCGACTGACCTAATAGATTATCCTGGTGATACTTCTCCCAACAGCAGATATTTTTCTAGAGATATCGTTGTTAATCCATTTAAGATGGAAAATGGCAGAATATATCCCTATAACGAACATGGTATAGGCATAAAGATAGATAATGAGCAACTTAGCAATGTAACTATATTCTCTGAAAAGCTGTTAGAAAAATAA